The region AAGGCGTTTGGCGGGGTTCTGCGCGCCATTGCGACCTATGAGGGCGCGCCGGAAACGCGGGCAGCGCTCGAATTGGCGGCCCTGACGTTTGTGCGCCCCGGTGAGCTTCGCGCGGCGGCATGGGCTGAATTTGATCTCGATGCCGCCGTCTGGTCGATCCCCAGTGAGAAAATGAAGATGAAGCGCCCGCATAGGGTCCCGCTTGCCCCGCGCGCCGCCGCCAGTGTATGCATTTGGCGAGGACCACAGGGTATGACGCTATGGACTTGTCGGAATCAATTTATGCGGCTTTAATTTGCATTTGTGCCGCCTTCCAATTCCATGGCAGCAATTCATCGATCCATTTTGGCGGGATGATCAGGTAATGTCGCGAGGACATAGGCGAGCCAGGCCTGCGGATCGACATCGTTGAGCTTGCAGGTCTCGATCAACGTGTAGGCAGCTGCGGCGCGGCGCCCTCCTGCGTCCGATCCCGCAAATGTCCAATTGACGCGGCCTATGGCGACGCCCCGCACAGCACGTTCGGCCGCATTGTTGCTGAGACAGATGCGCCCGTCGCTGAGGAAGCGCGTGAAGGCAGGCCATCGGGTCAAGCTGTAGTTGATGGCCTTGGCGATCTCACTTTTTGAAGAGACGCGATCGCGCTGTTCGCACAGCCAGGCTTCGAGCGCAAGGACGAGCGGCTTTGATGTCTCACGCCGTAATGCCAGCCGCTGTTCCGGCGACGTGCCGTTGATCGCGCGCTCGGCCTCGAAGAGTTCGTCAATGCGCCGCACGGCTTCACAGGCGATCGGCGCCTTCGTCAGTTTTGCGAGATCGAAAAACTTTCGCCTTCCGTGGCTCCAGCATGCGGCTTCAATGATTGGTGCCGGTTTTCGTCGCGCTTCATAGAGCTCGTTGAACCCGGCGAAAGCGTCGGCCTGCATAATACCGGTCCATCCGGCGAGATGAGCGCGCGGATATTCGCCGGCGCGGCTTCGCGAGTAGTAGAACAGCGCCGCCGGTGGATGTTTGCCGCCGAAGGGCCGGTCATCACGGACATAGGTCCATATCCGGCCGGTGACGGTCTTCAATTTCGCCAACACAGGCATGGTCGTATCATCGACATGGAGACGCTCGGCGGCGAAGACATGGCGCCGGATCGCCGCGAGGATCGGATCAAGGGTCGCGACGCTCGCCCCAACCCAGCCGGCGAGGGTAGAGACGTCGATTTCAACGCCCTCGCGCGCATAAGTCTCACTCTGCCGGTTCAAGGGCTGATGCAATAGGAACTTCGAGGCCAGGATCATGGCGAGGAGGCTCGGCCCGGCGCGCCCCCGCGCGATCGGGTGCGAGGGCGCCGGCGGCTCGGTAATCCCTTCGCAGTCCCGGCAAGAAAACTTTTCGCGCACGTGCTCGACAACTTTCCAACGGCGCGGCTCGCATTCGAGTGATTCGGTTACAGCCTCGCCGAGCTTACGCAGATTTACGCCGCTGCATTTTGCCGCAAGCGCAAGGCGCCGGATAGATGATACGCTCACGTGGAAGATGTTCCGGCAATGGCCGGCGTGCTGGTTTGATCACTGTCCGTTCGCGTGGCTCTCGTTGCTTCTCAGGAGCGGCGACCTCGGCCTTGGTCTCTTCCTTGGCCCGTGCCTCCTCGAGATCGGCGATGGCGAATTCAAGCTGTTCGATGAGTTGTTTGCCGCGCTCCGGGGATTGTCCGAACTTCTCCCGCCGGGCTTTGGCGAGCAGGAGCTTCAGCCGCTCGATCTCAAGCGCCCAAACCTTCGCCTCGCTGCGCGCTTCCGCCAACATCTCGCGCTGGGCGAGGATCATCGCGTGGGCCGAGGCAAGGTCTGTTGGGAGCGAATCGGAAGGCGCCGTCACAATGTGAGCTGAGCATAGTTGCGGCTAGAAATCGCCTCCAAACAGTATGCTTGAGTCAAAGAGCCGCAGCTTATCCAGCCGCCCGTGGACGCCAGGTTTTTTGCGGCATTCGCCAATCAATTCCGTCGATAAGATAAGCCATCTGGGCGGTGCTGATCGTCAGTGCGCCGTCGGATACTGAGGGCCAAATGAAGCGGCCCC is a window of Methylocapsa sp. D3K7 DNA encoding:
- a CDS encoding tyrosine-type recombinase/integrase; this encodes MGKIEWLLSLARPTIGARLIAEITVPEVLGILRAVEARGRHETARRLRATIGQVFRYAVATGRAESDPTGALKGALIAPTVQHRAAIIEPKAFGGVLRAIATYEGAPETRAALELAALTFVRPGELRAAAWAEFDLDAAVWSIPSEKMKMKRPHRVPLAPRAAASVCIWRGPQGMTLWTCRNQFMRL